A stretch of the bacterium genome encodes the following:
- the selB gene encoding selenocysteine-specific translation elongation factor, translating into MKNLVIGLAGHIDHGKTALTKAITGIDTDRLKEEKVRGISIESGFAPCRLPNGQVVSIVDCPGHEKFIKNMLRGISGVDMAILVIAADDGPMPQTSEHLDILSLLGIRHGLVAVNKIDLVDRDWLELIHGEIARLVEPSFLREAAVIDCSCRTGEGIDQLKTALMELTGKVEKTKLERGEFRLPVDRVFSVAGYGTIATGTLVNGAVSSGAIAMVYPEGYKVKIRGLQVHNQWVEEAHAGQRVGFNLAGIATSQVKRGDVIAPPESLMPTGILDARLRYLESNASPLSTKARVRLHTGTTEIIARVICMDRDKIQPGEMAVVQFRLEEKASPRVFDRYIIRSLSPSRTIGGGVILDTYPRRYSASEGKSRVTRIEHLEQGKFRDFIIETLSRYQFHPCSQSELLRKTALTRSELVDILARLKSEGVIYCLDDEEFFIATRQVTHIKEKIIAALKDFHSQNPLEKGMGRELLKSKTAGEMDSRLFHHLLRDLEMRQTIAIDGPAIRLANHSLSFSSWQKKVISEIERALLSSGYRPLPISQLYQNINCAGEEVDRLLKMLIDQSVVIRIAPNTIIHSQPLHELREMVKAYIQKEGSLTVIDFRDRVMDLGRIKTIQILEYFDSIGFTMRIGDIRILRGPKSKGPKSKGEINHEKE; encoded by the coding sequence TTGAAAAATCTGGTTATAGGCTTGGCCGGGCATATTGACCATGGCAAGACCGCTCTGACCAAGGCCATCACTGGTATAGACACCGATCGGCTGAAAGAGGAAAAGGTCCGGGGAATATCGATAGAATCAGGTTTTGCACCCTGCCGGCTTCCCAATGGACAGGTGGTGAGTATTGTCGATTGTCCGGGTCACGAAAAATTTATCAAGAATATGCTCAGAGGCATATCCGGCGTCGATATGGCCATACTGGTTATTGCAGCCGATGACGGCCCCATGCCCCAGACCAGCGAGCATCTTGATATTCTTTCCCTGCTGGGAATCAGACACGGCCTTGTGGCAGTCAACAAGATCGATCTGGTGGACAGGGACTGGCTGGAGTTGATTCACGGGGAAATCGCCCGGCTTGTTGAGCCGAGTTTCCTCCGGGAGGCAGCGGTAATCGATTGCTCATGCCGGACCGGAGAGGGAATCGATCAATTGAAGACGGCCCTGATGGAGCTTACCGGCAAGGTTGAGAAAACCAAACTTGAGAGGGGCGAATTCCGGCTTCCCGTGGATCGGGTTTTTTCAGTAGCAGGCTACGGCACAATAGCTACCGGCACGTTGGTAAATGGTGCTGTAAGTTCCGGAGCCATAGCAATGGTATATCCCGAAGGTTATAAAGTCAAAATCCGTGGACTTCAGGTGCATAACCAGTGGGTCGAAGAAGCCCATGCCGGACAGCGGGTCGGCTTTAACCTGGCCGGTATCGCCACCTCCCAGGTCAAGAGAGGAGATGTCATCGCCCCGCCGGAATCCCTCATGCCCACCGGCATACTGGATGCCAGACTCCGATACCTGGAATCGAACGCATCTCCTTTGTCCACGAAAGCCAGGGTACGCCTCCATACCGGTACTACCGAGATTATAGCCAGGGTGATCTGCATGGACAGGGATAAGATTCAACCCGGTGAAATGGCTGTTGTCCAGTTCAGGCTGGAAGAAAAGGCTTCGCCTCGGGTATTCGACAGATATATTATCCGGTCTCTCAGCCCTTCCCGTACCATTGGCGGAGGAGTTATCCTGGATACTTACCCCAGGCGGTACAGTGCCTCAGAAGGTAAAAGCAGAGTCACTCGGATCGAGCACCTGGAACAGGGAAAATTCAGGGACTTCATCATCGAGACACTTTCACGATACCAATTCCATCCTTGCAGTCAGAGTGAACTGTTACGAAAGACCGCCCTTACTCGGTCAGAACTCGTCGATATCCTTGCCCGGTTAAAGAGTGAAGGCGTTATTTACTGTCTTGATGATGAGGAATTCTTTATTGCCACCAGGCAGGTAACACATATCAAAGAAAAAATTATCGCTGCCCTGAAAGACTTTCACAGCCAAAACCCTCTTGAAAAAGGTATGGGGAGAGAACTGCTCAAGTCAAAGACAGCAGGGGAAATGGACAGCCGGCTTTTCCATCACCTGCTCAGGGACCTTGAGATGAGGCAGACAATAGCGATCGACGGTCCCGCTATCAGGCTTGCCAATCATAGCCTGTCGTTCAGTTCATGGCAGAAGAAGGTTATCAGCGAAATTGAAAGGGCGCTTCTATCCAGCGGTTACAGACCGCTGCCCATAAGTCAACTTTATCAAAATATCAATTGCGCCGGGGAGGAGGTGGACAGATTATTAAAGATGCTCATAGATCAGAGTGTTGTCATTCGAATCGCACCAAATACCATCATCCATAGCCAACCTCTCCATGAGCTCAGGGAGATGGTGAAGGCATATATCCAAAAGGAAGGGAGTCTTACCGTTATCGATTTTCGTGATAGAGTAATGGATCTGGGCCGAATAAAAACCATTCAGATTCTGGAATACTTCGATTCCATTGGTTTCACCATGCGGATCGGCGATATTCGGATACTGAGAGGCCCGAAAAGTAAAGGCCCAAAAAGTAAAGGAGAGATAAACCATGAAAAAGAATAG
- a CDS encoding DUF1573 domain-containing protein gives MKKNRTLIVLSVLLISFPIVLSVFCPAPAAAAPRIAFSNASFDFGQIYQNKAVTHVFTFQNTGDQALNIEQVKTSCGCTAAVLSQKTINPGETGQIKVTFNSAHRKGKQQKVIYVHSNDPVNPITQITIEALVKVDLEATPANVYFNRAAKDQDATQEVVLKNIGQESMSILSIETTPAAAVTAKAASEQTKLPASLKPNESLTIIVSAKAMDNSSLTSGQVVVKTDSKTTPEVVISVVLSITGDSAAERK, from the coding sequence ATGAAAAAGAATAGAACCTTAATAGTCTTATCAGTCCTCCTGATAAGTTTTCCCATAGTGTTGTCCGTATTCTGTCCGGCACCTGCCGCAGCCGCCCCCCGTATCGCATTCTCCAATGCCTCGTTCGATTTTGGGCAAATTTACCAGAATAAAGCGGTTACCCATGTTTTTACCTTTCAGAATACCGGAGACCAGGCGCTGAACATCGAACAAGTAAAGACATCCTGCGGATGCACCGCTGCTGTGCTTTCTCAAAAAACAATCAATCCGGGTGAGACCGGGCAGATTAAAGTCACTTTCAATTCCGCCCATCGCAAGGGGAAACAACAGAAAGTCATCTATGTCCATTCCAATGACCCGGTTAATCCAATTACGCAAATAACTATTGAAGCATTAGTCAAAGTCGATCTGGAAGCCACTCCTGCCAATGTTTATTTCAACCGGGCAGCAAAGGACCAGGATGCCACTCAGGAGGTTGTGCTGAAGAATATCGGCCAGGAGAGCATGTCGATTTTATCGATTGAAACCACTCCTGCCGCTGCTGTTACAGCCAAAGCAGCATCGGAGCAGACCAAACTGCCGGCAAGTCTCAAACCGAACGAATCCCTGACGATTATTGTGTCAGCAAAAGCAATGGACAACAGCTCCCTTACGAGTGGTCAGGTAGTTGTTAAAACAGACAGTAAAACCACACCGGAGGTGGTTATCTCTGTAGTTCTATCCATCACCGGCGATTCTGCCGCGGAACGGAAATAA